The following are encoded in a window of Peromyscus eremicus chromosome 12, PerEre_H2_v1, whole genome shotgun sequence genomic DNA:
- the Tra2b gene encoding transformer-2 protein homolog beta isoform X1, translating into MSDSGEQNYGERESRSASRSGSAHGSGKSARHTPARSRSKEDSRRSRSKSRSRSESRSRSRRSSRRHYTRSRSRSRSHRRSRSRSYSRDYRRRHSHSHSPMSTRRRHVGNRANPDPNCCLGVFGLSLYTTERDLREVFSKYGPIADVSIVYDQQSRRSRGFAFVYFENVDDAKEAKERANGMELDGRRIRVDFSITKRPHTPTPGIYMGRPTYGSSRRRDYYDRGYDRGYDDRDYYSRSYRGGGGGGGGWRAAQDRDQIYRRRSPSPYYSRGGYRSRSRSRSYSPRRY; encoded by the exons GAATCCCGTTCTGCTTCCAGAAGTGGAAGTGCTCATGGATCGGGGAAATCTGCACGGCATACCCCTGCAAGGTCTCGCTCCAAGGAAGATTCAAGGCGTTCTAGATCAAAGTCAAGGTCCAGATCTGAATCCAG GTCCAGATCCAGAAGAAGTTCTAGAAGGCATTATACAAGGTCACGATCTCGATCCCGCTCCCATAGACGATCCCGGAGCAGATCTTACAGCCGAGATTATCGCAGACGTCACAGCCACAGCCATTCTCCCATGTCTACTCGAAGGCGTCATGTTGGGAACCGG GCAAATCCTGACCCCAACTGTTGTCTTGGAGTATTTGGATTGAGCTTGTACACCACGGAAAGAGACCTAAGAGAAGTGTTCTCTAAATATGGCCCCATTGCTGATGTGTCTATTGTGTATGACCAGCAGTCTAGACGTTCAAGAGGATTTGCctttgtatattttgaaaatgtagaTGATGCCAAGGAA GCTAAAGAACGTGCCAATGGAATGGAGCTTGATGGACGCCGAATTAGGGTCGATTTCTCTATAACAAAAAGGCCCCATACCCCAACACCAGGAATTTACATGGGGAGACCCACTTA TGGCAGCTCACGCCGCCGAGATTATTATGACAGAGGATATGATCGGGGTTATGATGATCGGGACTATTACAGCAGATCATACAG aggaggtggaggaggaggtggtggatgGAGAGCCGCTCAAGACAGGGATCAGATTTACAG aagGCGGTCACCTTCTCCTTACTACAGTCGTGGAGGATACAGATCTCGGTCCAGATCGCGATCATACTCACCTC gTCGCTATTAA
- the Tra2b gene encoding transformer-2 protein homolog beta isoform X2 — MSDSGEQNYGERESRSASRSGSAHGSGKSARHTPARSRSKEDSRRSRSKSRSRSESRSRSRRSSRRHYTRSRSRSRSHRRSRSRSYSRDYRRRHSHSHSPMSTRRRHVGNRANPDPNCCLGVFGLSLYTTERDLREVFSKYGPIADVSIVYDQQSRRSRGFAFVYFENVDDAKEAKERANGMELDGRRIRVDFSITKRPHTPTPGIYMGRPTYGSSRRRDYYDRGYDRGYDDRDYYSRSYRGGGGGGGGWRAAQDRDQIYRRSPSPYYSRGGYRSRSRSRSYSPRRY, encoded by the exons GAATCCCGTTCTGCTTCCAGAAGTGGAAGTGCTCATGGATCGGGGAAATCTGCACGGCATACCCCTGCAAGGTCTCGCTCCAAGGAAGATTCAAGGCGTTCTAGATCAAAGTCAAGGTCCAGATCTGAATCCAG GTCCAGATCCAGAAGAAGTTCTAGAAGGCATTATACAAGGTCACGATCTCGATCCCGCTCCCATAGACGATCCCGGAGCAGATCTTACAGCCGAGATTATCGCAGACGTCACAGCCACAGCCATTCTCCCATGTCTACTCGAAGGCGTCATGTTGGGAACCGG GCAAATCCTGACCCCAACTGTTGTCTTGGAGTATTTGGATTGAGCTTGTACACCACGGAAAGAGACCTAAGAGAAGTGTTCTCTAAATATGGCCCCATTGCTGATGTGTCTATTGTGTATGACCAGCAGTCTAGACGTTCAAGAGGATTTGCctttgtatattttgaaaatgtagaTGATGCCAAGGAA GCTAAAGAACGTGCCAATGGAATGGAGCTTGATGGACGCCGAATTAGGGTCGATTTCTCTATAACAAAAAGGCCCCATACCCCAACACCAGGAATTTACATGGGGAGACCCACTTA TGGCAGCTCACGCCGCCGAGATTATTATGACAGAGGATATGATCGGGGTTATGATGATCGGGACTATTACAGCAGATCATACAG aggaggtggaggaggaggtggtggatgGAGAGCCGCTCAAGACAGGGATCAGATTTACAG GCGGTCACCTTCTCCTTACTACAGTCGTGGAGGATACAGATCTCGGTCCAGATCGCGATCATACTCACCTC gTCGCTATTAA